One stretch of Arachis duranensis cultivar V14167 chromosome 1, aradu.V14167.gnm2.J7QH, whole genome shotgun sequence DNA includes these proteins:
- the LOC107467338 gene encoding U-box domain-containing protein 35-like, with amino-acid sequence MSSVTRSVETDYNDEEEESFAACSCSSFMAKGFKRNQVYDCSSEIGEEEEEDYYYSEELFEIKLMKEALDTITEEDDDDMSTVFSLDFHKCNEEEEEEENLVYVAVGEDDSSMEVLSWALKHAVTPSTTTLYLIHVFPIIKFIPSPLGKFPRSHVNREYVNHFLTQEKDKRKLMLKKFIDLCIHYKVKAEIMLIEGDKVAEAIVDLVGTHDVRKLVIGTNRSNLRKSRSGIADKVLKNAQETCDVKIICQGREVMDKMIIRNSNSSRSRDSTTNSQSQSQDEDEPRSSIVPLPRFVPNPIPNWLFRL; translated from the exons ATGTCATCAGTTACAAGATCCGTAGAAACGGACTACaacgatgaagaagaagaaagtttcGCTGCGTGCAGCTGCAGTAGCTTTATGGCTAAGGGGTTCAAGAGAAACCAAGTGTATGATTGCAGCAGTGAGATaggagaagaggaggaagaagattACTATTATTCAGAGGAATTGTTTGAGATCAAGCTGATGAAGGAGGCTTTGGATACCATAACAGAAGAAGACGACGACGACATGAGCACTGTCTTCTCTCTTGATTTTCATAAATgcaatgaagaggaggaagaggaagagaactTGGTATATGTGGCAGTTGGAGAGGATGATTCAAGCATGGAAGTGTTATCATGGGCGTTGAAGCACGCCGTGACACCCTCCACCACCACCCTCTATCTCATACACGTTTTCCCTATCATCAAGTTCATTCCAAGTCCAC TTGGAAAATTTCCAAGGAGTCATGTAAACAGAGAGTATGTTAACCACTTCTTGACTCAAGAGAAAGACAAAAGGAAATTGATGCTTAAGAAATTCATTGACCTATGCATTCATTACAAG GTTAAGGCGGAGATTATGCTAATAGAGGGCGACAAGGTTGCTGAAGCCATCGTTGACCTTGTTGGGACACATGATGTAAGGAAACTGGTAATTGGGACAAACAGATCTAATTTAAG AAAATCAAGGAGTGGCATAGCGGACAAGGTACTCAAGAATGCACAGGAAACCTGTGATGTTAAAATCATATGCCAAGGAAGGGAAGTCATGGACAAAATGATTATCCGCAACTCAAATTCATCACGCTCCAGAGACAGCACCACCAACTCACAGTCACAGTCACAGGATGAAGATGAACCCCGCAGCAGCATTGTCCCTCTTCCGCGTTTTGTGCCCAATCCCATTCCTAATTGGTTATTTAGGCTTTGA